Part of the bacterium genome, ATCGCTTGAAGGAGCATAGTAGTAATCACCATGAGACAAAAAAGCAAAATCTTTCAAGATATTCTCATCTATACCAGAATCATTTCTATATCGGGGATTTCCAAATCCTATAGTATAAATAGGAATATTTACCTCTTTAATCTTTTCACAAACTGGATTCACATCTGTCAAACCTGTTTCCCCTTCTCTAACTCTAACATCATTCTTTCCATCAGTCAATAAAATAACTATCTGTCTCCCTCCTTGTGGTGATATAGATTCTAATGCTCTGATTGTAGCAGAGTATAGGGCTGTGTTATAAGTTGTTGCTTGAAGAAATTCTATTTGGTTTTTCAGTTTTTCCTTATCAGAATAGAATACTATCCTAGAAACTTCAGGTACATAACTATTAAAAGCCATTATTGCTACTTTATCGTAGTCCCGCATATTTTCAATAAAATGATAAGCTGATTCTTTAGCAGCATCTATTTTTCTCTTCCCTTGACCACTATCATTAGCCATACTTCCACTTGTATCTATTGCCAATACTGCAATCAATGGAGTATTACTTTCTCCGATAATAGTTATCTCCTCGGGAGTTCCTATGTTCTTACCATTTTCAAAAAGAGTAAAATCTTCTTTGACTAATTTTTCACTATAAGGCTTTTTCTCCTCATTAAGAACGGAGACATAAGCTTTCCCATGAGGACAGTTATCCATTTTCATTTGTCGCAAATGAACTGATGAGATTTCCTCAGCTAAACATCGATTAATCATCATAAAAAGCATCACCATTAATATTAAACTAGTTTTCCTTCTCAAAAACATCTTTCTTCACCTCCTAATTTGTTCTCTTGGAGGAAGATTTGAAGAATCACCTGACGAACTTCTTACTTTCAGAAATCTAAAGCAGCTACTGCCCAAACAAATAAGGTCTCCATGTTGAAGCTGTTGCTTTCTATCAATTTTATGACCATTTACATAAGTTTCCTCTCCTTGATTTGGTAGCTCATAAGGTGAGATAAAAAACTGTCTTCCTTCCCAAGAGATTGTTGCATGAAGGGAATCAATAAGTTCATCTCCGACTATTTGAATGTTAGCCTTTGAGGAAAATCTACCTGGGTCTCCACTACCAATAATATTTCGAGCGTCACGGTAGAGAGACTTTTTATATTGCTCGCCATACTTTGATGATTTATTCCCTTCTACCCCTTGCAAATAAGCATCTGACCCCAAGATACAAGCAAAACTTACTCCTGAAGCAATAGATGCTCCCAGAATAGTAATTCCCCATGCCATAGAGACAGTTGGACCAAATATGGTACCCAGAAAGTGATGTATAAAACCTCCTATCAATCCTCCAATAGCTCCACCCAGAAGTCCATTAAGTGCCCGCCGCATTGACCTCCATCTTATCGCCTCTGCTATACTTACTAAAACACCTAAGGTGGACCATCCAAACATTCTTCCAAAATATGGAATTGTATCTTTGGTTGCTTCATACAGATAGAAAAATACTACTCCACCTAAACTACCACCAATGATTCCAGTTAACGCTCCCAATAGGAAATCACCAAGACAGGTAGTAATACCTGAATCCATAATTCTTTCAAGGGCACAAACAAAAGAACCAATGAATATTCCTACCAGACAACCCACAGCAACAGCGGTAATTAGTGGAGAAAATGAAAGGTCAACTATCCAACACGAGGTAAACCAGCCCAAGAGTCCTGCCAGACAACCTGTAACTCCAAAATAGTATATACTTCTAAAAAAAGTCATCTTTTATACACCTCTTATTTGTGCTTCTAATTCCCTTATTTTTTGTCTTAAGGGAGCATTAGTCTTTGTTCTTTTGACTTCTTCTATAATTTCACTCAACCATTGAGGCATTGTAAGAGGAAGCATACTGTAAAAATTAGTTGCCTCAAGAGCCAAAAGCGATTGATAATCATAGATAAGGGGGTCATGATTTGGTTTAAAATCAGCAATAGCATTTTTCAAATGGTCTATATTTACCTTTTTGGTCTTTGCATATTCAGCCGCGCGTCTTACAATGACCTCAATAGCGGAACCAGTCAAACCTTCTGTCTCAACGGTTACAAAATCAAAGTCAATACCATCATCATATTCTATTTTTACCTTCTTTTCCATCACTTCAAAGATACTCTTTCTATCCTCCTTATCTGG contains:
- a CDS encoding FHA domain-containing protein, with protein sequence MTFFRSIYYFGVTGCLAGLLGWFTSCWIVDLSFSPLITAVAVGCLVGIFIGSFVCALERIMDSGITTCLGDFLLGALTGIIGGSLGGVVFFYLYEATKDTIPYFGRMFGWSTLGVLVSIAEAIRWRSMRRALNGLLGGAIGGLIGGFIHHFLGTIFGPTVSMAWGITILGASIASGVSFACILGSDAYLQGVEGNKSSKYGEQYKKSLYRDARNIIGSGDPGRFSSKANIQIVGDELIDSLHATISWEGRQFFISPYELPNQGEETYVNGHKIDRKQQLQHGDLICLGSSCFRFLKVRSSSGDSSNLPPREQIRR